From a region of the Theobroma cacao cultivar B97-61/B2 chromosome 8, Criollo_cocoa_genome_V2, whole genome shotgun sequence genome:
- the LOC18592508 gene encoding chalcone synthase — MASEKNLETQQAEEQVTILAIGTANPPHCFYQADYPDFYFRVTKSEHKIELKDKFKRICERSSIKKRYMHLTEDIIKENPNLIIYKAPSFDARQDILVTEVPKLGQEAALKAIKEWGQPISKITHLIFCTSSGINMPSADNQLARLIGLEPSVQKFMIYQQGCFAAGTALRLSKDLAKNNAGARVLIVCSELMVECFQPPSETHLDILVGSALFSDGAAAAIVGANPDATINERPSFQIVSAHQTIIPDSADIIVAKIREMGMEYYLSRDLPKCIANNIEQCLIEALIPFGIGDWKTLFYIVHPGGPAVLRGVEEKLGLGREKLKASWHVLSEYGNMWSPSVLFILDEMRKMSILEGKASSGDGLEWGVLFGFGPGLTVETVVLRSFALNSCR, encoded by the exons ATGGCATCAGAAAAAAACTTGGAGACTCAGCAAGCTGAGGAGCAAGTCACTATTCTAGCTATTGGCACAGCAAATCCACCCCACTGCTTCTACCAAGCAGACTACCCTGATTTCTACTTTAGAGTTACCAAAAGCGAGCACAAGATAGAATTGAAAGACAAATTCAAACGAATAT GTGAGAGATCCTCAATAAAGAAACGCTACATGCATCTTACTGAAGATATTATCAAAGAGAACCCAAACTTAATAATCTACAAGGCTCCATCATTTGATGCTCGTCAAGATATTCTTGTCACAGAAGTACCCAAGCTTGGTCAGGAAGCAGCATTAAAAGCCATCAAAGAATGGGGACAACCCATATCAAAGATCACACACCTTATATTTTGTACATCATCAGGGATAAACATGCCCAGTGCGGACAACCAACTTGCTAGGCTCATTGGCCTAGAACCTTCTGTTCAGAAATTCATGATTTATCAACAAGGTTGCTTTGCTGCTGGGACTGCCCTTCGCCTTTCCAAGGATTTGGCAAAGAACAATGCTGGTGCTCGAGTACTTATTGTTTGCTCCGAGCTCATGGTTGAGTGTTTCCAACCACCCTCAGAGACCCACTTAGACATACTGGTGGGCTCTGCACTTTTTTCTGATGGGGCTGCAGCTGCTATTGTTGGTGCTAATCCTGATGCCACCATCAACGAGCGCCCTTCGTTTCAAATTGTGTCAGCGCATCAGACAATTATCCCCGACTCTGCTGATATTATCGTAGCGAAAATACGTGAAATGGGAATGGAGTATTACCTGTCTAGAGATTTGCCTAAGTGCATTGCTAACAACATCGAGCAATGCTTGATTGAAGCGTTGATCCCATTCGGCATTGGCGATTGGAAGACATTGTTTTACATAGTCCATCCTGGTGGCCCAGCTGTTCTTAGAGGagttgaagaaaaacttgGTTTGGGCAGGGAGAAGCTCAAAGCGAGTTGGCATGTGCTCAGTGAATATGGAAATATGTGGAGTCCGAGCGTGCTCTTCATTCTGGATGAGATGAGGAAAATGTCAATCTTGGAAGGCAAAGCCTCCTCCGGTGATGGCTTAGAGTGGGGCGTCCTTTTCGGCTTTGGGCCGGGTCTCACTGTGGAAACCGTGGTGCTTCGTAGCTTTGCTTTAAATTCATGTCGCTAG